The Janthinobacterium lividum genome has a window encoding:
- a CDS encoding catalase, with protein sequence MSQQPPFSTASGIPVADNQNSISAGPRGPLLLQDFHLIEKLQHFNRERIPERVVHAKGSGAYGTFTVTHDISRYTKAKLFSEVGKQTATFARFSTVGGERGSADTERDPRGFAVRFYTEEGNWDLVGNNTPMFFIKDPIKFPDFVHTQKRDPQSNLKSAEMMFDFWSHAPESLHQVTMLFSDRGTPDGYRHMDGFGSHTYSLINADGQRVYVKWHFKTRQGIKNLPAADAGRLAGADPDYAQRDLFGAIERGDFPQWEVKLQVATQEQLDAWEQRTGWNPFDLTKVWPHADFPLLPVGIFELNRNPDNYHAEVEQAAFSPANAVPGMGYSPDKMLQGRLFAYHDAQLYRVGTNHQHLPVNAARCPFHNQQRDGGMAINNGGAAQNYANVAAAGTQPQGLGHGEPALALDGGAARYDGRGAEDDYTQAGNLFRLMSAQAKQNLFDNLAGPLSQVRPETLQRQLGHFDRADAAYGAGVRAALQARGATV encoded by the coding sequence ATGAGCCAACAGCCGCCATTCAGTACCGCATCGGGCATACCCGTCGCCGACAACCAGAACTCCATCAGCGCAGGTCCCCGCGGCCCGCTGCTGCTGCAAGACTTCCACCTGATCGAAAAACTCCAGCATTTCAACCGCGAGCGCATCCCTGAGCGCGTCGTGCATGCAAAAGGCTCGGGCGCCTACGGTACTTTTACCGTCACGCACGACATTTCGCGCTACACCAAAGCCAAGCTGTTCAGTGAAGTGGGCAAGCAGACGGCGACCTTCGCGCGCTTTTCCACCGTCGGTGGCGAACGCGGCAGTGCCGATACCGAACGCGACCCACGCGGCTTCGCCGTGCGGTTCTATACGGAAGAGGGCAATTGGGATTTGGTCGGCAACAACACGCCCATGTTCTTCATCAAGGACCCGATCAAGTTCCCCGATTTCGTCCACACGCAAAAGCGCGATCCGCAAAGCAATCTGAAATCGGCCGAGATGATGTTCGACTTCTGGAGCCATGCACCAGAAAGCTTGCACCAGGTCACCATGCTGTTCTCGGACCGCGGCACGCCGGACGGCTACCGCCACATGGATGGTTTCGGCAGCCACACGTATAGCCTGATCAATGCCGACGGTCAGCGCGTGTACGTGAAATGGCATTTCAAGACCCGCCAGGGCATCAAGAATCTGCCTGCCGCAGACGCGGGCCGCCTGGCCGGTGCCGACCCCGACTACGCCCAACGCGACCTGTTCGGCGCCATCGAACGTGGCGACTTCCCCCAGTGGGAAGTCAAGCTGCAGGTGGCGACGCAGGAGCAACTCGATGCATGGGAGCAGCGCACGGGCTGGAACCCGTTCGACCTGACGAAAGTGTGGCCACATGCGGACTTCCCGTTGCTGCCGGTGGGTATTTTCGAGCTGAACCGCAACCCGGACAATTACCACGCAGAAGTCGAACAGGCGGCCTTTTCGCCGGCCAACGCCGTGCCGGGCATGGGCTATTCGCCGGACAAGATGCTGCAAGGCCGTTTGTTCGCCTACCACGACGCTCAGCTGTACCGGGTCGGCACGAACCACCAGCATCTGCCCGTGAATGCGGCCCGCTGCCCCTTCCACAACCAGCAGCGCGACGGCGGCATGGCCATCAACAATGGCGGCGCGGCACAGAATTACGCGAACGTGGCGGCGGCAGGCACGCAGCCGCAAGGCCTGGGCCATGGCGAGCCGGCGCTGGCGCTTGATGGCGGCGCGGCGCGCTACGATGGGCGCGGCGCGGAAGACGATTACACGCAGGCCGGCAATCTGTTCCGTTTGATGTCGGCACAGGCGAAGCAGAACCTGTTCGACAACCTGGCCGGTCCCTTGAGCCAGGTGCGGCCTGAAACCCTGCAGCGTCAGCTGGGCCACTTCGACCGGGCCGATGCCGCCTACGGCGCCGGCGTGCGCGCCGCCCTGCAGGCACGCGGCGCGACCGTGTAA
- a CDS encoding DsbA family protein, which translates to MVSVNQEPVKPTLHYIFDPLCGWCYGAAPLVEAARAVPGLTVAFHGGGMMTGSNRRQITPEWRGYVLPHDRRIEQLSGQPFGDAYVNGLLNDTTAMMDSEPPITAILAAEVLAGKGLDMLQRVQRAHYVDGLRIADLPVLVTLAQELGMDGTAFQAEYAQQAGAATQQHIDASRALLAQVGGQGFPTFVLDDGSGKLSVIDIGGFLGQPAKLQAQLGGVCDAQGCSL; encoded by the coding sequence ATGGTAAGCGTCAACCAGGAGCCTGTTAAGCCTACACTGCACTACATTTTCGATCCCCTGTGCGGCTGGTGCTACGGCGCCGCGCCGCTGGTCGAGGCGGCGCGCGCCGTGCCCGGCCTGACGGTGGCGTTTCACGGCGGCGGCATGATGACGGGCAGCAATCGCCGCCAGATCACGCCCGAATGGCGTGGCTATGTGCTGCCGCATGACCGGCGCATTGAGCAATTGTCTGGCCAGCCCTTCGGCGACGCCTATGTGAATGGCTTGCTCAACGACACCACGGCCATGATGGATTCAGAACCGCCGATCACGGCCATCCTGGCGGCTGAAGTATTGGCCGGCAAGGGACTGGACATGCTGCAGCGCGTGCAGCGCGCCCATTACGTGGACGGCTTGCGCATCGCCGACCTGCCCGTACTGGTGACCTTGGCGCAAGAGCTGGGCATGGATGGGACGGCATTCCAGGCCGAATATGCGCAGCAGGCGGGCGCCGCCACGCAGCAGCACATCGATGCCAGCCGCGCCTTGCTGGCGCAGGTGGGCGGACAGGGCTTTCCCACCTTCGTGCTCGACGATGGCAGCGGCAAGTTGTCCGTGATCGATATCGGGGGCTTTTTGGGCCAGCCGGCGAAGTTGCAGGCGCAACTGGGCGGCGTATGCGACGCACAAGGGTGCTCATTGTAA
- a CDS encoding MBL fold metallo-hydrolase, with translation MFSKSISSVLVSTLFAAGAASAAASAPLTLEVFNPGEAAIFPVASVLVAGKHDAVLIDAQFSRAEAQKLVEKIRASGKKLTTVYISHSDPDFYFGLDVIKAAFPQAKIVATPETVAEIRRKADAKVAYWGPILKDNAPKSIVIPEALKGKRIALEGQPLDIAGPTPARTYVWIPSIKAVVGGVVLFGNLHVWTADTQSLQSRQDWLKTLDGIAALKPVTVVPGHFKVGSSLTPDSIGFTRDYLVTFEAETAKAANSAALIEAMKQHYPSLGLDGALETSAKVAKGEMKW, from the coding sequence ATGTTCTCCAAATCCATCAGCAGCGTTCTTGTTTCCACCCTGTTTGCCGCCGGTGCCGCCTCGGCCGCCGCCAGCGCTCCCTTGACCCTGGAAGTATTCAACCCGGGCGAAGCGGCCATCTTCCCCGTCGCTTCCGTGCTGGTTGCGGGCAAGCATGACGCCGTGCTGATCGATGCGCAATTTTCGCGCGCGGAGGCGCAAAAGCTGGTGGAGAAAATCCGTGCCAGCGGCAAGAAGCTGACGACCGTCTACATCAGCCACAGCGATCCCGATTTTTACTTTGGCCTCGATGTGATCAAGGCCGCTTTCCCGCAGGCAAAAATCGTCGCCACGCCGGAAACGGTCGCGGAAATCCGCCGCAAGGCCGATGCCAAGGTCGCCTACTGGGGCCCTATCTTGAAAGACAATGCGCCGAAAAGCATCGTCATTCCGGAAGCGTTGAAGGGCAAACGCATCGCCTTGGAAGGCCAGCCGCTGGACATCGCCGGCCCGACGCCAGCGCGCACCTATGTGTGGATTCCCTCGATCAAGGCCGTCGTCGGCGGCGTGGTGCTGTTTGGTAACTTGCACGTGTGGACGGCCGATACGCAAAGCCTGCAATCGCGCCAGGACTGGCTCAAGACCCTGGACGGTATCGCCGCCCTGAAACCTGTCACCGTCGTGCCCGGCCACTTCAAGGTCGGTTCCAGCCTGACGCCGGACAGCATCGGTTTTACGCGCGATTACCTGGTGACATTCGAAGCGGAAACGGCCAAGGCCGCCAATTCGGCCGCCCTGATCGAGGCCATGAAACAGCACTACCCAAGCCTGGGCCTCGATGGCGCTTTAGAAACGAGCGCGAAAGTGGCCAAAGGTGAAATGAAATGGTAA
- a CDS encoding alkaline phosphatase, protein MLAACGSDAKKEEVVAEAPPKNVIFFLGDGMGLTTMTAARIYSVGEDGALTMDTLPETAFVKTFSNDAQVTDSAPSMAAYMTGVKMNNEVISMSANTVAIDPGVDANGNKLVNKCGTGNGSPATTLLELAKAKGFAAGVVSTARVTHATPAATYSHICHRDLENDIAAALVPGGTGYNSALGTTGLEVVLGGGAQFFTPFKSGGKRSDDRDLVAELKAKSYTIANNATDFKAVDAAKTDRLFGVFTSSHMSYDLDRDAAKEPSLAEMTTKAMDVLAKNKKGYFLMVEGGRIDHALHETTAKKALQDTVAFDNAIKAAIEKAKLTDPTLANTLIVVTADHDHTLVLNGYAKRTGKTAAGNPGVLGVVKNYVTGAVEKDLDGAPYSIIGFGNGENRTQSSRAAMASLDETVTSANTYHQEAVIRTAAGNETHGGTDVFLGAIGKGSETFLGTIDNTKVFGLVKTAGGL, encoded by the coding sequence ATGCTGGCCGCCTGCGGCAGCGACGCCAAAAAAGAAGAGGTAGTGGCTGAAGCGCCGCCGAAAAACGTCATCTTCTTCCTCGGCGATGGCATGGGCCTGACCACCATGACGGCCGCGCGCATCTATTCAGTGGGCGAAGACGGTGCGCTGACCATGGACACCCTGCCGGAAACGGCCTTCGTCAAGACGTTCTCGAACGACGCGCAAGTGACGGACAGTGCGCCATCGATGGCCGCCTACATGACCGGCGTCAAAATGAACAATGAAGTCATCTCGATGTCGGCCAATACGGTCGCCATCGATCCGGGCGTGGATGCGAACGGCAACAAGCTGGTCAACAAATGCGGCACCGGCAACGGCTCGCCCGCCACTACCTTGCTGGAACTGGCCAAGGCCAAGGGCTTTGCCGCCGGCGTCGTCAGCACGGCGCGCGTGACGCACGCCACGCCGGCCGCGACCTACTCGCACATCTGCCACCGCGACCTGGAAAACGATATCGCCGCAGCCCTGGTGCCAGGCGGCACGGGCTACAACAGCGCGCTGGGCACCACCGGCCTGGAAGTAGTCCTGGGCGGCGGCGCACAATTCTTTACGCCATTCAAGAGCGGCGGCAAGCGTTCCGACGACCGCGACCTGGTGGCCGAATTGAAAGCGAAGAGCTACACGATCGCCAACAACGCCACCGACTTCAAGGCCGTCGATGCGGCCAAGACGGATCGTTTGTTCGGCGTGTTCACTTCCAGCCACATGAGCTACGACCTGGACCGCGATGCAGCCAAGGAGCCGAGCCTGGCGGAAATGACCACCAAGGCCATGGACGTCCTGGCCAAGAACAAGAAGGGTTATTTCCTGATGGTCGAAGGCGGCCGCATCGACCATGCGCTGCACGAGACCACGGCCAAGAAAGCGCTGCAAGACACCGTCGCGTTCGACAACGCCATCAAGGCCGCCATCGAGAAAGCCAAGCTCACCGATCCTACCCTGGCCAATACCCTGATCGTCGTCACGGCCGACCATGACCACACCCTGGTGCTGAACGGCTACGCCAAGCGCACGGGCAAGACGGCTGCCGGCAACCCTGGCGTGCTGGGCGTGGTGAAGAACTACGTGACCGGCGCGGTCGAGAAAGACCTGGACGGCGCACCGTATTCGATCATCGGCTTCGGCAATGGCGAAAACCGCACGCAGTCGAGCCGCGCCGCCATGGCCAGCCTCGATGAAACCGTCACCAGCGCCAATACTTACCACCAGGAAGCCGTGATACGCACCGCGGCAGGCAATGAAACCCACGGCGGCACCGACGTCTTCCTGGGCGCCATCGGCAAGGGTTCGGAAACCTTCCTCGGCACCATCGACAACACCAAAGTATTCGGCCTGGTCAAGACCGCCGGCGGTCTGTAA
- a CDS encoding alkaline phosphatase, with protein MKLASKPAALKSALKLSLLTTLVAASVASAYAADAKNVIFFLGDGMGPSVVTASRIYKYGEDGSLTMDTLERTARIKTFSNDAQTTDSAPSMAAYMTGVKMNNEVISMAQDTIAKEPGRDANGNLGVDNCPAGGKSAPTILELAKAKGKAVGAITTTELTHATPATTFSHICNRNAQYAIAAQTAPGGAGYNTALGDGVDVLMGGGRNHFTPWSASNKYGRADGRNLLTEFAAKGYTVAATKAEMAAAPSGKKFIGLYSTRSHLEYELDRTATPPLGEGAIQPSLSEMTLKAIDLLSKNANGYFLMVEGGRIDHALHGINAKRALSDTIAFDDAIKAAIAKIKETDPKLENTLIVVTADHDHTLAFNGYGKRGNNILDINRGYKDNQPSKDADGNTYTTLVFGNGPNRPALRSNVDSATALKDNYLQETGVRLASETHGGGDVKLLATGAGAKTFKGTLDNTKVFDLLKAAFGF; from the coding sequence ATGAAACTTGCATCGAAACCCGCCGCACTGAAATCGGCCCTGAAACTCTCCTTGCTGACCACGCTCGTGGCCGCCAGCGTTGCCAGCGCCTACGCCGCCGACGCCAAGAACGTCATCTTCTTCCTCGGCGACGGCATGGGTCCGTCCGTCGTGACGGCGTCGCGCATCTACAAATACGGCGAAGACGGCAGCCTGACGATGGACACGCTGGAGCGCACGGCGCGCATCAAGACCTTTTCGAACGATGCCCAAACGACGGACAGCGCGCCATCGATGGCTGCCTACATGACCGGCGTCAAGATGAACAATGAAGTCATCTCGATGGCGCAGGACACGATCGCCAAGGAACCCGGCCGCGACGCCAACGGCAACCTGGGCGTGGACAACTGCCCGGCCGGCGGCAAGAGCGCGCCGACCATCCTGGAACTGGCAAAAGCCAAGGGCAAGGCCGTGGGCGCCATCACCACCACGGAATTGACGCACGCCACGCCAGCGACGACTTTCTCGCACATCTGCAACCGCAATGCACAATACGCGATCGCCGCGCAAACGGCGCCAGGCGGCGCGGGCTACAACACAGCCCTCGGCGACGGCGTCGACGTACTGATGGGTGGCGGCCGCAACCACTTCACCCCATGGTCGGCAAGCAACAAGTATGGCCGCGCCGATGGCCGCAACCTGCTGACGGAATTTGCCGCCAAGGGTTACACCGTGGCCGCGACGAAAGCGGAAATGGCGGCAGCGCCGAGTGGCAAGAAATTCATCGGCCTGTACAGCACCCGCAGCCACCTGGAATATGAACTGGACCGTACGGCCACGCCACCACTGGGCGAAGGCGCGATCCAGCCTAGCCTGTCGGAAATGACGCTGAAAGCCATCGACTTGCTGTCGAAAAACGCCAACGGCTACTTCCTGATGGTCGAAGGCGGCCGCATCGACCACGCCCTGCACGGCATCAACGCCAAGCGCGCGCTGAGCGATACCATCGCCTTCGACGACGCCATCAAGGCGGCTATCGCCAAGATCAAGGAAACAGATCCTAAGCTGGAAAATACCCTGATCGTCGTCACGGCCGACCATGATCACACCCTGGCCTTCAACGGATATGGCAAGCGCGGCAACAATATCCTCGACATCAACCGCGGCTACAAGGATAACCAGCCGAGCAAGGATGCCGATGGCAATACCTACACCACCCTGGTGTTCGGCAACGGCCCGAACCGCCCTGCCCTGCGCAGCAACGTCGACAGCGCCACGGCCCTGAAAGACAACTACCTGCAAGAAACAGGCGTGCGTCTGGCCAGCGAAACCCACGGCGGCGGCGACGTCAAGCTGCTGGCCACGGGCGCCGGTGCCAAGACCTTCAAGGGCACCCTGGACAACACCAAGGTGTTTGACTTGCTGAAGGCGGCTTTCGGCTTCTGA